Within Paenibacillus sabinae T27, the genomic segment ATTCGAAATGCTCCATGACCGATTCCAGGCAGTGGTGCGGGTGGTTTCGCGTCATGGTCGTGTTCGGAGCGGCCAGGATTCCGATGAGGCCGCCCCGTTCCTTGCAGGCGAGCAGAATCTCGTCTGGCTTCATCCGGGGAGTATTCCACAGCGCTCTGGCTCCCGCGTGGGTAATCAGCACGGGCTGTTCGCTCGCCTCGATCACCTCCATGCTCGTGCGGTCGCCGCAGTGGGAAATGTCAATCGCCATGCGGAGGCGGTTCATGCGCTCCACTACCCGCCTGCCGAATCGGGTCAGTCCGCCGTCATGCGTCTCTGATAGTCCCGAACCGAGTGTATTCGCATCGTTATAGGTGATGCCCATACAGCGGATTCCGAAGCCATAGAGGATATCCACGCGTTCGATTTCGTTCTCAAGGGCGGTAGCCGCCTCAAGTGAAGGGATAATGGCGATTTGACCGGTTGCTTTGGCAGAGAGGATATCGTTCACACTTGAAGCGATGCGCACCGTATCCTGATGAGCCATATCACAGTACCGTATCCCGAGGTTCCACAGGACATCGTCCCATTTCAGTCCGGCTTTGGACGTCACATTCATGACGCCGTCCATGAAGTTTTCGAACAGGCCGTCAAGTCTGGACAATGCAAGGCCTTCATAGTCGAATGCGGTATACCCCTGACGGCAGTATGCGAGAATATCTTCACTGTGCTTAGGCATGGTGAAGCCGTGATCGCGCAGGGAGAGAATGGGGTGGCCGCTTATTAAGGCTTCATATCGTCTCCGCTCCGGTTTGGTCAGCGTTTCTTCACACGCTTTCCCCGGATCGGACCGCTCCGCGAGCGGATAGAACCGGTAATCGGCTTCTTGGCGAAGGTACTGAAATGACCGGTACCCGTCAAACCTTTTCATAGGAATGAGGGCCTTCGGTTTCTTCCGTAAAGCTTCCGTCCTTGTAGACAAACTCGCCGTCCAGCGGAATTACTTCACTCCATTTCCGGCCTTTGGGTCCTGTAAGTCCGCAGCTGTACAGTTTACCGAGGGGGCTATCCTGCAGCCGTATGGTGGGCTCTTCCCGCATATGCGCCTTCACATTATCGAGCAGCATGCGCCGCATCTGGATAATCGGGAGGTCGCTCGTCCCCAGATGCTCCCTGGAACGGTCCACAATCGGTCCCATCGTTTCGGTGACGGCATGATCCTGATTTGCGATCCCTTCGATCCCGGAATAGTTGGCGTAGGTCATCAATTCGCGGTTTTGCTTGTAGTTGTTCATCATATTGTTCAGCTTGCGGAACTGCTCGTCGACCAGGATGCCGCGCCGTTCGCGCTGGGCTTCCGCATCGATCTCGCTGTAATGGGCGAATTGTACGTCCCAGCTCCATGTACTGTGATCGTCCCTCGGGATAAAGGCGTGCCACATGCCGTCCTCGCCTTTCATTCTAGGAGGGTACGTATAAAAAGGGAAAATGTAGTGGATTTCCATAAACACATCGGTCGTCTCGTCCTCGCTGCCTACGGCGATGCAGCGTTTGCCGTAGCTGGTCGTTTCGACGGCCTGTTTGACCGGTGGATTCTTAACCAGGGGATGATCGGGATTAATGCCGAGCTTGCTGCTTAGCAGCCCGTCCTTGATGTTCTGCTTCTGAAGCGCCTTGTGCAGAAAAGCGGCGTGGACGTAATCCAGGTCATTCTCCATAACCTGCAAATAGTTGCATTCCTGCCATACTCGTTCGGATACGAGCCGGGAATCGGCCAAATTCATCCAGTAAAAGTCCGGAAAAGGAGGCTGATGCTCCTTAGGCCCCAGATACCCCCACACGATGCCGTTCTTCTCCGTCGTCTCGTAGGCTTTAAGGTGAATGCCTTTCTTGAGCTTGCTGTCCTTTGGCTCGGATGGCAGATCGATGCATTCCCCTTGAGTGTTGAACTTCCAGCCGTGGTAAATACAGGTCAATCCGCAGCCGCTGTTATTGCCAAGACTCAGGGAGGTGCCGCGGTGCGGACATTTCTCGTCGACTAAGCCGACCTTCCCATCCGTATCCCGGAAAGCCAGTAAATCTTCGCCGAGGATTTTGATTCTCTTCGGCTCCCCATCCGAAAGCAGTTCATCCGATTTCAGAACGGGAATCCAGTAACGCCGGAACATTTCGCCCATTGGGGTTCCCGGACCGGTACGCGTCAGCAATTCATTGTCTTCCGTCTTTAACATGCCTTCGTTCCTCCTTGTTTCAGTATCCGGATGGAATAGAAGCGGACTTTTGAACGTCGGATTATCCTGCCGGCCCCCGTATCGTTCAAAAAAAGTTAATAATTTATGTCATCTTATATTCCATGTGTCTACCATAACGGAATTAAAAAAGGTTGAATACATTCGAAACGGACGGTGTTTTTTAAGTTTACTGGGCGAACCGTACAGTTGATTTCACAATTACTTCACAAAAAAACAATCCATACTAGGCGAATCGAATAAGTTAGAACTTGAAAAGCGTACGATTCAGTCGTTTTCGTACCGGTTTGTTTCCGATATGTTGTTATTGTGTAAGATAAACTTACGTAAAAGAGCAAAGAGGAGCTGGGACTATGAAATCTTCTCCAAGAATCGCCGTTCTGGGAGCGGGCGCGATGGGAAGCCGGATCGGCGCCCACTTGTTTGAAGCGGGGTATGCGGTTGTTCTTTACGATTCCTGGAAAGACCACGTTGCTGAAATACAGCGAAATGGACTGCGCATTGTACACGAACATACAGCCCAAACACTTAGCATTATGGCGGCCAGCCGGCCGCTGCCCGGCGAAGTGTATGATTATGTCCTCCTCCTGACCAAAAGCGGCCAGACGGAAGAGGCCCTCGCCGGCTTCAGGGACATTATCGGGCCGGACACCTATGTGGTTTCCCTTCAGAACGGTATCGCCGGCATCGAAATTCTTCCCCGCTATATTCCGAAGGAACGTATTCTTGTCGGCGTCACTACGTACAGCTCCGATCTGCTCGGTCCGGGCGCCGTACAAATCGGCGGTTCAGGCATCACATATCTCTCCCGGTTGTCCGGCGGGAGTTCGCCTGCTGTTGATGCGCTAGGAGCTATTTTCAACGCGGCGGGATTTCAGACAGTGGTCTCAGAGGATGCGATGCAGGTGATTTGGGAAAAGCTGGCGTTTAATGCCTCGATCAATCCGGTTACGGCCTTGACCCGGCTAAACGCGGGAGAGGCGGGAACCCACCCGCTTGGCATAGAACTGATGAGTTCGATTGTGGGGGAAGTAGCGGCAGTGGGGCACCGGCTGGGTATCAATGTGAGAACCGATGAGGTCATGAGTCAATTGAGGCGGGCCTGCGAACCTGAGGCATGCGGCGATCATTTGCCCAGTATGCTGCAGGATGTACTGAAAGGGAGAAAGACAGAGATCGAGGCATTGAACGGAGCCGTCATCCGGTTAGCCGGTGACTTCGGGATGGACCTTCCCTACAGCAGAGCCGTATATCAAATGGTCAAAATGCTGGATGAGATCAAAGGGACTTAGCGAGAGCTTTTTTCGGTCATAAACGACTGCACCGGAGGAACTTCACAAGTGGAAGCTCCCGCCTTCGGAGGCGTCTCCCAACCGAATAACAAAACAAACAAACGCTTGACCATGATGGCCCAAGCGTTTGTATTTTACTCAGTGAAAAGAGAAAGCTAATATCTTACTGTCCCTTTAAAAACTCAGCAGCCTTAATACCCGCCTGTCGGCCGAAAATAATGATTTCGGCTACGGAGTTGCCGCCGATGCGGTTTTGGCCGTGCAGGCCGCCGGTGACTTCGCCTGCGGCGAAGAGGCCCGGGATCGGTTTGCCTTCTTTGTTCAGCACTTCGGTGTTCGTGTTGATCTTCACGCCGCCCATGGTGTAGTGGACTCCGGGGCCGATCTTGATGGCGTAGTAAGGCGCTGCGGACAGGTCGTTGTCCATTCCTGTCGTTCTGCCGAATTCGGCATCTTTTTTATTTTTCACACTGCTGTTCCAGGTGTCGAGTGTCGCTTTCAGCTGATCCGCCGGAACGTTGATTTCCTTAGCCAGCGCTTCGATGGTGTCGGCTGTTTTCACAAAGCCCATTTTTTCATACTGCTGAATTGCTTTAGCGCGGGATTTCACGCCGGAATCGAATACCAGATAAGCGGATTTTTCGGTAAGTGCATTGATGGCTGCCGTAACATTGTCGCGAGTATCCAGCTCGTTCACGAAACGTTTGCCGTCTTGGGCAACGAGGATGGCGCCTTCGCCGCGAACCGCTTCCCCGATGAGATAGGATTTTTCCTGCTGTACGGTCGGGTGAACCTGAATTTGATCCATATCCACGGTTGTACCGCCAACGCTGAGAATCATCTTAATGCCGTCGCCGGTGCTGCCTGCTTGGTTCGTGGTCACATATCCTTTGAGATCCGGTCTGACTTCTTCAATCATTTCCTTGTTGGCCCCGAATCCGCCGGTTGTCACAATGACAGCGTCGGAAGTAATGGTTTTTTCGTCGGCTTGGTTGAAGAGGACTTTCACGCCGTTAACTTTGCCGTCTGCTTGCGTAAGTTCCTTCACGTCGGCGTTAACAAAGAGAGGAATCCCTTGCTCTCTTACGTTCTTCACCAAACCTTTGACCAGGTATCCTCCGATTGCGGAGCCGTCTTCTGGACGGTGTGTGCGCTTTTCGTTCATTCCGCCGGTAATCGTGAGGTTGTTCAACCGGATGCCGATGGAATCCAGCCAATCGATAGCACTTGCGGAATTGTCAACGAAGAAACGAAGCATTTCTTTGTTGTTGGTGCCATGGCCGCCTTTTAAGGTCTCTTCATAAAATAAATCATTGCTGTCCTTAATGCCTTGCTCTTGTTGGAATTTCGTCTGCGAAGCGTTCATCCCCGAAGAGGATTTGGTTGTGTTGCCGCCGGCTACCGGCATTTTTTCAAAAATAACCGGGTTCTTGCCGTTCGCTTTGGCTTCAAGTGCGGCAGTCATACCGGCACCGCCCGCGCCCACAATGATGATATCGTATTTATCTTTCAGTTGATCGATCGGCGTATACTCGACTGTAGACGCTCCCGAAGTGGCTTCAGCTGTTGCTGTGGCGGTTGGTCCCGCAGTTGCTCCAGCAGCTTCTTTGTTTTCCGTGTTGTTGCCCGCATTCCCGCTGCCGCATCCCGCGATAACAAGCAGGACCGAGAGAATGAGAATAAGAGCCGGTAATACTTTCTTTTGCATTGGTTAACCCCCCAGATTTGAATCTCTTTTGTTTAAGATGAAAGAAAGAAGGAAGTGAAAAAACAAAGGCGTAACGGACGAATTGGGAAGTGAAGGAGCGCGAGCTTAGGCTTAATCTCGGACTTCAAATCTTGTTTCGAGTTACGTCCCCAGTCTCCAAAATGTTCCTCTTTACTTCATGATATTAAGTATACCATTACCCTTGTTTAGTTGTGAAGTATTTCACAAATATTTTGAAAGAACTTTTTGATAATTTTTCAGTGCACTTTTCAAAGTGATGTACACTTGGGGATTGCAGAATGGGGGATACTTCATGCTTGACTTCAGGTAACAATGATATACTTGATGGATACGGGCAAAGATGTGATAGACATAAATCCAAACAATATAAGATGAACTTTTAAATATGACATCAGGGTAAGGAGTAACGAAGGGGGAAGTTTGGAACTGTAGGAGCGATAGCGATCGCCCGAAAGCTTTCCGGAGGAAAGCTCGCTTCGAAAGCATAGGCTGTCTCCGGATTTCAACTCGAAGAGTGGATTAAATCAAGAAATCTGGAGATGGGCAGCGGCCGGAAGTCCAAACGTTCCTCGTAGTTACGACTGGGTTCTGATGGGAAAATCTTTAGTTCAGCTTATATAGCAGGGGGAATCTATGAATATGAATGTGGAGAAAAATGAATTTGATTCGGAGTTTTGTCATGTGGAATACATGCCTGAAGATAATATCGTATTTCTAACATGGAAAAAGTTTTGCAGCTATGACGACTATAGAACCCCTACATTATATGTTTTGGAACTGCTGAAGAGATATCCGGGCAGTAATTTTGTCGTAGATGCGAGAAACGGATTTGAGGATGAACAAGAGGATGTGGAATGGGGATTTTCCGTGCTGCTTCCGGCTATGGCCAATACAGATTGCGAACATGTTGTGTTCATCATGAATGAAGTTACCGAAATTGAAGACGAGATGGATATGTGGACAAAAGAGTTCATGAAGTATTTTACAGTGAAGAGAGTTAAAAGTTATTTAGCTGCAGTTAAGTATATCGTGAAAAAATGATCATCAATACGGGTAACAGGCAAAAAACTGCGTACAATGCAAAGAGAGCCGTGCTGCCAACACGACTCCCCGAGCAATAGCCGCTTTTAAGGGCGGCGGCTTAACAGGATAGGCCTCATGAAATAGACCGCTTCCTTGACCAGGGCGGTCTATTTCTTTTTGAGGTAACTGAGCCTCAACTCAAAATCCGCCCCAGCGTCTCGTCGCTATGCAGCAGCTGCTTCGCCTTCTCGCGCATCTCCGGCAGGTGCAGATACGTCCGGCGGGACGGCTTGATGGACGGGGCCAGGTCAATCGCCCGTTCGAAATCCTTGCGCTTCATGCCGAGCGTCGCGACGAAATCGAAGAATCCGGTTTCGCCCAGGAATTTGCGGACCCGCTCCACCCGGTGCTCCTGCACGAGACACATCAGGTAAGAGGCTACGCCCACCTGAATGCCATGCAGCTGCGGCCGCTCCACAAGCTGGTCCAGCGCGTGGGAGATCAGGTGCTCGCTGCCGCTAGCGGGCGCGCTGCTTCCGGCAATCTCCATGGCAATCCCGGAAAGCGTAAGGGAATCCACAATCTCTTTAATAAAAAAGAACTCGCGAATATCGGTGTAGGGCATGCGCACAATGCTGTTCACCGATTTCTTGGCCATCATCACCGCGAAGTCGTTCACGCGGGTAGCGCCGCGGGATTCCTCAAACCGCCAGTCGAAGACCGCCGGGATTTTGGAGAGGATATCGCCCAGTCCGCTGTACAGGAACTGAATCGGCGAACTCCGGACAAGGCCAAGGTCGACCAAAATGCCGTAAGGCATCCGGGCCGGAACCGAAGTACGGCGCCCGTCAACATAAAGGGAACAGCCGGAGCTGGCGAATCCGTCATGGGCGACTGAAGTCGGCACGCTGATAAACGGGAGTCCGTTTAAGAACGCCATATATTTTGCAATATCCAGCCCCTTACCTCCCCCGATGCCGACGATGGCCTCGGTGCGGGCCGGAAGCGTGAACGCGGTGCTCGCAATCACCTCCAGGCTGTTGTCGAGAACATCCCGGTTGTCCAGAATCTCCAGCTGCGTTTGCTCCGTCAGCGATTGCACGATTTGCGGCTCGCATAGCGGGCGGATGCCCTCACCGAAGCAGAGCACGATGCGCGAGAACCCGGCCTTGCCAAGCAGCTCTCCAAAATGGGAGAGCACCTGGTCGCCAACCTCTAGAAGCGCGGGGATGGATACTTCATGGGCGTGGCGCTTCATTCGGGCCACCCGTTGTTGTTCAAATAGCCGGAAATGGCGTGATAATCATCAACTGGTACATGACTTACGCCGTCCCGCTTTAGCAGCTCGCGGAGCTCCCCGCGGGCAAAAGCGATGTCGGCTGCTTTGGCCGCTTCCAGGTCCGGCTCGCTGTCCCCGGCAAATAAAACGGTGCGGTAGCGCCCCCGGATATCCTCGAGCACCTTGCGTTTGTCCAGCCCGAATACTTCCGAGAAGAAAGGGTTGGCAGTGTCGGGAGCAATCCGCAGCGCGCCGTTTTCGTGTACAGCCGGCATGGAGATAACCGTTACATTCGGGATTTCCAGCACCTGCAGCAGCCGCTCGATATACCAGGACGTACCCGCGCTTACGATATAGAAGTCGCCGCCCCGGGCCTGAACCTCGTTAACAAACTCAATGGCTCCTGGCGTGAGCGGAATTTTGCGGATCTCGTCAAGCAGCTGCTCCTCCGTAAGATTCAGCTTGCCAAAAATGATGTTCAGAAACTCCACGTTGATCTTTTTCGTTTTTTTCCAATCCTGATAGAATTGGTTCCCCCATTCCGGGAAGAACCGGTCGATCATCAGATGGTAGAAATCCCGCTGTGAAAGCGTGCCGTCAAAGTCAGAGAGAAAAGCAAATGGCTTCATTGGTATGGACCTCCCAGAATAAGAACAAATGGTATCTCCCCTTAAGATTACCATACTTTTCTTTATTATTTATGCAGCACTTCATTTCCGAACTCGCGCGCTGAAAATTTTCAGAAAAATATTTAAAATTTTATTGAATAATGCGCCGCCCTGACTTATAATGACGACATGAAACTGGTATACAAGTTGGTATTCAAGTCAAATGCTATACTCGCTGGAGCTGGCTGCACGTTATAGGGAGGGATGGGACAATGGATGGATGAGCTGTCGTTTACTAGTGTCGGCATCGACATCGGAACCAGCACGACCAAGCTGATTGTCAGCAGGCTTCGTTTGGAGAGGGTATCGGGCGCATTCCATTTGCCCCGCTATGAAATCGCCGAACGGGAGCTGCAGTATGCCAGTCCAATCTACTCTACGCCGCTGCTGTCCCAAGATGAAGTCGACATGGATGAAGTTGCCCGGATTCTGCAGGATGAATACGATCATATCGGTTTGAGCCTATCCGAGGTCAAATCGGGAGCCGTCATCATCACCGGAGAAACGGCAACGAAGACGAATGCTCGGCGGGTCGTGCATTACCTGGCGGAGCGTTCCGGGGATTTTGTTGTAGCTGCCGCTGGAGCGGACCTGGAAGGCCTGCTCGCAGGTAAGGGGTCCGGCGCCGAACAACGATCCAGGGAGATTCCGGGAGTTGTGGCCAATGTCGATATCGGGGGCGGGACGGCGAATGTCGCTTATTTCCGGAAAGGGAGAGCGATTGGTACGGTCACCTTCCATGTCGGGGGGCGGTTGATCCGACTGGATGATCAGGGTAATGTTCATTCGGTTTCTCCGCATATGCTGAAATGGCTGCAGGAACGCGGGACTCCGCTGGCGGCTGGAAGCAAGACGACCCCGGATCAGCTCCGAGGGATAGCCTCCGCGATGTGCGGCGAAATGCTGGCTTATTTGGCCAAGGGAGCGGTTGACTCATCCTTTCGGCATTTAATCGCCGGATCGCCGCCCGCCGGACCGTTACCGGAGATAGACGAACTTATGATTTCCGGCGGGATCAGCACCTTAATGGCGGACCGGGAAGTTCCGGAATCCATGGCCGCCATTGCCAGGTACGGAGACATCGGACCGCTTCTGGCCAGCTCGCTACGGCAGCAAGAAGACCGGTGGCCGTTCCGGATCGTAACCTCCGCACAAACCGTACGGGCGACCGTCATCGGCGCCGGTATGCAAAGCGTCGAAATCAGCGGCTCGACCGTACATATCGATCCGTCTTTGCTGCCGCTCCGCAATCTTCCGGTCCTCCATCTGGAGTACACGGAAGTACAGCCCGAGGATTGGACCCGGGAGGCCGGTGAAGCCATGCATGAGGCGGCAAGGTACGCTCTGCCGGAAGCCGAGGCTCCCTGCGCCATCGCTCTAA encodes:
- a CDS encoding dipeptidase, translated to MKRFDGYRSFQYLRQEADYRFYPLAERSDPGKACEETLTKPERRRYEALISGHPILSLRDHGFTMPKHSEDILAYCRQGYTAFDYEGLALSRLDGLFENFMDGVMNVTSKAGLKWDDVLWNLGIRYCDMAHQDTVRIASSVNDILSAKATGQIAIIPSLEAATALENEIERVDILYGFGIRCMGITYNDANTLGSGLSETHDGGLTRFGRRVVERMNRLRMAIDISHCGDRTSMEVIEASEQPVLITHAGARALWNTPRMKPDEILLACKERGGLIGILAAPNTTMTRNHPHHCLESVMEHFEYVANLVGIDHVAFGPDTFFGDHTALQRAVDNQLSIGASHSGEHFTEADYVRGAENPVEAVPNMIRWLIRHGYTDSDIAKAAGGNILRVLRQLWD
- a CDS encoding Rieske 2Fe-2S domain-containing protein yields the protein MLKTEDNELLTRTGPGTPMGEMFRRYWIPVLKSDELLSDGEPKRIKILGEDLLAFRDTDGKVGLVDEKCPHRGTSLSLGNNSGCGLTCIYHGWKFNTQGECIDLPSEPKDSKLKKGIHLKAYETTEKNGIVWGYLGPKEHQPPFPDFYWMNLADSRLVSERVWQECNYLQVMENDLDYVHAAFLHKALQKQNIKDGLLSSKLGINPDHPLVKNPPVKQAVETTSYGKRCIAVGSEDETTDVFMEIHYIFPFYTYPPRMKGEDGMWHAFIPRDDHSTWSWDVQFAHYSEIDAEAQRERRGILVDEQFRKLNNMMNNYKQNRELMTYANYSGIEGIANQDHAVTETMGPIVDRSREHLGTSDLPIIQMRRMLLDNVKAHMREEPTIRLQDSPLGKLYSCGLTGPKGRKWSEVIPLDGEFVYKDGSFTEETEGPHSYEKV
- a CDS encoding ketopantoate reductase family protein produces the protein MKSSPRIAVLGAGAMGSRIGAHLFEAGYAVVLYDSWKDHVAEIQRNGLRIVHEHTAQTLSIMAASRPLPGEVYDYVLLLTKSGQTEEALAGFRDIIGPDTYVVSLQNGIAGIEILPRYIPKERILVGVTTYSSDLLGPGAVQIGGSGITYLSRLSGGSSPAVDALGAIFNAAGFQTVVSEDAMQVIWEKLAFNASINPVTALTRLNAGEAGTHPLGIELMSSIVGEVAAVGHRLGINVRTDEVMSQLRRACEPEACGDHLPSMLQDVLKGRKTEIEALNGAVIRLAGDFGMDLPYSRAVYQMVKMLDEIKGT
- a CDS encoding flavocytochrome c; protein product: MQKKVLPALILILSVLLVIAGCGSGNAGNNTENKEAAGATAGPTATATAEATSGASTVEYTPIDQLKDKYDIIIVGAGGAGMTAALEAKANGKNPVIFEKMPVAGGNTTKSSSGMNASQTKFQQEQGIKDSNDLFYEETLKGGHGTNNKEMLRFFVDNSASAIDWLDSIGIRLNNLTITGGMNEKRTHRPEDGSAIGGYLVKGLVKNVREQGIPLFVNADVKELTQADGKVNGVKVLFNQADEKTITSDAVIVTTGGFGANKEMIEEVRPDLKGYVTTNQAGSTGDGIKMILSVGGTTVDMDQIQVHPTVQQEKSYLIGEAVRGEGAILVAQDGKRFVNELDTRDNVTAAINALTEKSAYLVFDSGVKSRAKAIQQYEKMGFVKTADTIEALAKEINVPADQLKATLDTWNSSVKNKKDAEFGRTTGMDNDLSAAPYYAIKIGPGVHYTMGGVKINTNTEVLNKEGKPIPGLFAAGEVTGGLHGQNRIGGNSVAEIIIFGRQAGIKAAEFLKGQ
- a CDS encoding iron-containing alcohol dehydrogenase family protein, giving the protein MKRHAHEVSIPALLEVGDQVLSHFGELLGKAGFSRIVLCFGEGIRPLCEPQIVQSLTEQTQLEILDNRDVLDNSLEVIASTAFTLPARTEAIVGIGGGKGLDIAKYMAFLNGLPFISVPTSVAHDGFASSGCSLYVDGRRTSVPARMPYGILVDLGLVRSSPIQFLYSGLGDILSKIPAVFDWRFEESRGATRVNDFAVMMAKKSVNSIVRMPYTDIREFFFIKEIVDSLTLSGIAMEIAGSSAPASGSEHLISHALDQLVERPQLHGIQVGVASYLMCLVQEHRVERVRKFLGETGFFDFVATLGMKRKDFERAIDLAPSIKPSRRTYLHLPEMREKAKQLLHSDETLGRILS
- a CDS encoding MtnX-like HAD-IB family phosphatase encodes the protein MKPFAFLSDFDGTLSQRDFYHLMIDRFFPEWGNQFYQDWKKTKKINVEFLNIIFGKLNLTEEQLLDEIRKIPLTPGAIEFVNEVQARGGDFYIVSAGTSWYIERLLQVLEIPNVTVISMPAVHENGALRIAPDTANPFFSEVFGLDKRKVLEDIRGRYRTVLFAGDSEPDLEAAKAADIAFARGELRELLKRDGVSHVPVDDYHAISGYLNNNGWPE
- a CDS encoding ethanolamine ammonia-lyase reactivating factor EutA produces the protein MGQWMDELSFTSVGIDIGTSTTKLIVSRLRLERVSGAFHLPRYEIAERELQYASPIYSTPLLSQDEVDMDEVARILQDEYDHIGLSLSEVKSGAVIITGETATKTNARRVVHYLAERSGDFVVAAAGADLEGLLAGKGSGAEQRSREIPGVVANVDIGGGTANVAYFRKGRAIGTVTFHVGGRLIRLDDQGNVHSVSPHMLKWLQERGTPLAAGSKTTPDQLRGIASAMCGEMLAYLAKGAVDSSFRHLIAGSPPAGPLPEIDELMISGGISTLMADREVPESMAAIARYGDIGPLLASSLRQQEDRWPFRIVTSAQTVRATVIGAGMQSVEISGSTVHIDPSLLPLRNLPVLHLEYTEVQPEDWTREAGEAMHEAARYALPEAEAPCAIALSGAVIHSYSALQTVAQTLLDTFTIHFPDAKIMAVVCEHDMAKALGQALSIRCGKCLGIVCIDQIRVERGDYIDIGEPLPGFLVPVVIKTLAFS